A region of the Sinorhizobium arboris LMG 14919 genome:
GTCCACGTCGATCTGGCGGACCTGGTCAATGGTTTCCTGCACGGCAGGCATGTCGTTCTCCAATCTCGCCGGATCCAAGGTCCGGCAGCTTGTCAACACGATGCAAGTATTCGCGCACCGCATATGTAATGGCTAAAAGGCGCTTTTCACCCCATTTGCCAAGCGGAAAATTGCTTTTCCGCAATTTCATTCAATGCTCTCCGCTTCACGCCGCCTGTCCGGTCGAGGGTCGCCGTGCAGCCACTTTCGCGAATATCGCTGCGCAGCGCTCGATATCCGCTTGCGTCGTCGTCTCGCCGATCGAAATCCTGAGTGCACCGTGACGCGGATCGTAGCCCATGGCTGTCAAAACATGGCTTTGCCCGACCTTTCCGGATGAGCAGGCCGAGCCTGCCGACAAGGCGACGCCCTCGAGATCGAAAGCGATCTGTCCGGTCTCGGCTTTCAGCCCCGGAAGAGTGAAGAAGCATGTATTTGCCAGGCGGGGCCCGTCGCGCCCGTGGATCACCACATCGGGGGCGGAGGACCGCATTTCCGCCTCCAGGCCGTCGCGCAGCGCGGCCATGGCGGCCATGCGCCCGTCGATATTCCCAGCGGCCGCGCGTGCTGCAGCAGCAAAGCCCGCAAGCGCCGCTGCATTCTCGGTCCCCGAACGGTGTCCCTTTTCCTGTCCGCCGCCGCGGATCAGTGGCGAAGGCATCATGATCTCGCCCCGGGCAACGAGCGCGCCCGCTCCCTTCGGACCGCCGATCTTGTGCGACGACAGGATCAGAAAGTCCGCACCGAGCGACTCGATCGAAAGCGGTAGCCGGCCGGCAGCCTGAACAGCATCGACGACCAGAATACCGCCATGTGCGCGCACGATCGCCGCAACCTCGGCGACCGGCTGAATGATGCCCGTTTCGTTGTTGGCAAGCATCACCGCTACCAACGGCAGACCGGTCTCGCGGTCATGCGCCTGAAGCAGGGCCTCGAGCGCCGCGCAGTCGATGACGCCGGCGCTGGTCACCGCTATCTCGCAAATATCCTCGGGCGCGAAACGTCCGCCCTCGCGCACTGCCGGATGCTCGATCGCCGAAACATAGAGCTTGCCTGCCTTGAGCGGCGTGCGCCCCATGCGGAACTGCGGCGTCAGCACCATGTTCGCCGCTTCCGTCGCGCCGCTGGTAAAGACGACCGCTGCGGGTTGCGCGCCGCAGAGTGTGGCAACATCGCGGCGGGCGCTCTCGACAAGGGCGCGCACCGCACGCCCTTCGCCGTGGACCGAAGAGGGATTGCCATGCTGATCGAGCGCGAACAGGAGCGCCTCACGCGCTTCCGGCAGAAGCGGCGCCGTGGCGTTCCAGTCCATGTAGATGCGCGATCCCGACATCGATTCCTTCGCTGGGCCTGCTGCGACCGCTTCTAGCGGCGCCGTTGCATTTTCCTTGAATTTTCCGCGCCGCTTGCCTTAAGAGACGAAGCTCATGCGGATGTCCGTACCAAAGTTTTGAACGGTTCTAAAGTAGGTTCTAGAAAAGCTGACTGGTTTAGTCAAGACAGATCGGCACCAAGAACGACGGAATTGAACCAAAGCACTCCCGGAGAGCCAATGCCCGAAATCATCTTCAACGGACCGGCCGGTCGCCTTGAGGGCCGCTATCAGCCTTCGAAGCAGAAGAGCGCCCCGATTGCGATCATCCTGCATCCGCACCCGCAGTTCGGCGGCACGATGAACAACCAGATCGTATACCAGCTCTTCTACATGTTTCAAAAGCGCGGCTTTACCACCTTGCGCTTCAATTTCCGGGGCATCGGGCGCAGCCAGGGCGAATTCGACCATGGTGCCGGCGAACTTTCCGACGCGGCATCCGCACTCGACTGGGTGCAGAGCCTGCACCCCGATTCCAAGAGCTGCTGGGTCGCCGGCTACTCGTTCGGCGCCTGGATCGGCATGCAGCTGCTGATGCGGCGTCCGGAGATCGAGGGCTTCATGGCAGTGGCACCGCAACCGAACATCTACGATTTCTCCTTCCTGGCGCCGTGCCCCTCCTCCGGCCTGATCATCAACGGCGATTCCGACAAGGTGGCGCCGGAGAAGGACGTCAATGGGCTTGTCGAGAAGCTCAAGGCTCAGAAGGGCATTCTGATCACGCATAAGACGGTATCGGGCGCCAACCACTTCTTCAATGGCCAGGTCGAAACCCTCATGGCCGAATGCGAAGACTATCTCGACCGCCGTCTCAACGGCGAACTGGTGCCTGAGCCGGCGGCGAAGCGCATTCGCTGAACGGCGCCATCGCGCCGCAGAGATGCGAGAGTTCCGTTGGCACCGCCGGCGTTTCGGCGGCGCTTCCGCGCCGCCTGAAGCTCTACCGGCCTTCTGCCTCTTTACCTTGTTACCGTTGCCTAAATCGATTATCTTACCGTCGTCTTACTTGAGGGCTGTCAATGCCGAAAGCCGAGAAGCTCGAGACGACGGTTTCGACGAAGGGGCAGGTCATTCTGCCCAAGGCCATCCGCCAGCGGCGGCAATGGGAAGCCGGCACGCGCCTGATCGTGGAGGAGACACCCGAGGGTGTCCTGCTGAAACGCGCGCCTGCATTTGAACCATCCGAGCCGAAGAACGTGTTTGGGTCGCTGGGCTTCAGCGGTGAGCCGAAATCGTTGGAGGACATGAAGGCGGCTGTCCTGACCGAGGCCCGGCGGCGGCATGGACGCAATTGATACCAATCTGATCGTCCGCTATCTCACGGGCGATCATCCGGAACAGTCACCGCAAGCGCGTACCGTCGTGGATGGCGGGCAGGTGTTCGTGCCGGTGACCGTGGTGCTGGAAGTCGAATGGGTTCTGCGCAGCGCCTATGGCTACCGGCCCGAGGACGTGGCGCGGGCTTTGCGCGCATTTGGGGGGCTGCCGACCGTGACGGTCGAAGAGGCCTCGATTGTTGCCGAAGCACTGGACCTGGCGGAAAAAGGGGTGGATTTCGCCGATGCGCTGCATCTGGGGAAGTCCATGCATTGCGAGGGTTTCGTGAGTTTCGACAGGAAATTCGTGAAGGCGGCGCAAGCTATGGGAGTCAGGAAGGTGCGGCAGCCATGACCCGGGTCGACGCGCTACGGCCGGCTTTGCGCGTCTGATACGACGCGCAGCGCTGCGGCTGACGAGGACGTGCCCGAGGAAATCACGAAACCTCCGCAATCCGCTCTGGCTTTGCGGCATACCTGCCCCCGCTCACCGGACGGCTGACGCCGGTCGTTCCGGGATAGGTCAAGGGCAGGCCGTATCGCGACCTGACGGCGAGATAGGCCCAGGCCTCCGCTTCCATCGAGTCGCCGTCGAGATTCAGTGCTTCTGCCGGCAGCACGCGCGCCGCCTCTGCCGCGGCAAGAGCGCTGAGGTCTTGCATGATCACGGCATTCAGCCGGCCGCCGCCACAGATGATGTAGCACGCCGGCCTTTCGGGAAGATGCCGTGCGGACCGGATGATGGCGGCGGCCGTCACATGTGCGAGCGTACGCGCACCATCTGCGAGACTTGCCGCTTCGCTCGGTGGCGGCGCGAAATCGTTCCGGTCGAGAGAGCGGCGTTTCTCCGCCGTGAAGAAGGGGTGGCAAAGATAGCGTTCGGCAAGTGCCGGCAAGACTGCGCCCTCGCTCGCGATCATGCCCCCCTGGTCGTAGGGAATGCCGGCATGAGCCTCGACCCACTGGTCGATCAGCGTGTTGCCCGGGCCGCTGTCATAGGCGACGATTTCTCCGCCTGCTCCAATGAAGGTGAGATTGGAGATACCGCCGATATTGACGAAGACGACCGGCGCGGCGATCTCGCCGATCTGGGAGAGCCCGCGCGCCAAAGCGGCGTGATAGGCGGGGATGAGCGGCGCGCCCTGGCCTCCATGGGCCATGTCATTGGCTCGCATGTCGTAGACAACGTCGATCCCGGCTTCCCGCGCCAGCAGATCGCCGTCGCCGAGCTGTACCGTCAACGCTTGATCGGGGCGATGCAGGACGGTTTGCCCATGAAAACCTATTACATCGACACTTTCCTGTAAAATATTGTTTTCTTGTAGAAATGCTCGGACAGAAACCGCGTGCCGCAGCGTCAGCTCGCGCTCGAGGTCTGCGAGCGCTCCCGGCCGCTCATTTCGATTCACAATCGACCGCGCGTCATCGAGGCCCTGTTTCAGTCGCTCCCGGAACCGCGGATCATAGGCATATCCGGCAGATGGGCCGCGATCGACGATGGCGTCGCCGTCCGTTCGCAGGACTGCGATATCTATACCGTCCATGCTCGTGCCGCTCATCAGGCCGATCGCCGTCAATACCTTGCCCATGCATCATCCTCCGCCGAAGCGCACCGCCCCGTATCCGTGTTCATAGCAAAACACCCGCCAAGCAAAAACGTGCACTTTCGAAGAAACAGTGATAAAGGCGCGGCGCAGACGTCCTACCCAGCCGAAAGAGACAGGTTATGTCCGAGTTCAAGTCCGATTTCCTTCACACTCTCAGCGAACGCGGTTTCATCCATCAGACATCGGATGATGCCGGCCTCGACCAGCTGTTCCGCACGGAAACCGTGACTGCCTATATCGGATTCGACCCAACGGCTGCGAGCCTGCACGCCGGCGGGCTCATTCAGATCATGATGCTGCACTGGCTGCAGGCGACCGGACATCGGCCCATTTCGCTGATGGGCGGCGGCACGGGCATGGTAGGCGATCCCTCGTTCAAGGACGAGGCGCGTCAGCTGATGACGCCCGAAACGATCGCAGCCAATATCGCAAGCATCAAGACGGTCTTCTCGAACTACCTGAAATATGGCGACGGCCCTAAGGACGCGCTGATGATCAACAATGCCGACTGGCTGCTCGGCATCAACTATCTCGAGTTCCTGCGCGATGTCGGCCGGCACTTCTCGGTGAACCGCATGCTGTCTTTCGACAGCGTGAAGATGCGGCTCGAGCGGGAGCAGTCGCTGTCCTTCCTCGAATTCAACTACATGATCCTGCAGGCCTACGATTTCGTGGAGCTTTACGAGCGTACCGGATGCCGGCTCCAGATGGGCGGTTCGGATCAATGGGGCAACATCGTCAACGGCATCGATCTCGGCCACCGGATGGGAACGCCGCAACTCTACGCACTCACCTCGCCGCTGCTGACCACCTCATCCGGCGCGAAAATGGGCAAATCCTTGAGCGGTGCCGTCTGGCTCAATCCGGATATGCTTGGTCCCTACGAGTTCTGGCAGTACTGGCGCAACACCGAGGACGCCGACGTCACGCGGTTCCTCAAGCTCTACACGACGCTGCCGATGGCGGAAATCGACCGCCTGTCGAAGCTCGGCGGCTCCGAGATCAACGAGGTCAAGAAGGTTCTGGCAACCGAAGTGACCGCCATGCTGCACGGGCGGGCGGCAGCGGAACAGGCCGCCGAAACGGCGCGCAAGACCTTCGAGGAAGGTGCGCTGGCCGAGAACCTGCCCTCGGTCGACGTGCCCGCTCCCGAGATCGAATCGGGGCTCGGTCTGCTTGCACTGATGGTGCGTGCCGGCCTTGCCGGTTCGAACGGTGAAGCGCGTCGCCATGTTCAGGGCGGTGCCGTTCGGATCAACGACGATCAGGTCAGCGACGAACGTCGGGTCGTCGGAAGCGACGACGTGACCGGCGATGGCGTCATCAAGCTCTCGCTCGGCAAGAAGAAGCATCTGCTGGTCCGGCCCATCTGACCGGGAAGGAAAGACATTCAGAAACGAGAGGCCGGCCGTCGTGCCGGCCTTCTCATTGAAACTCGAAAATGTTGCGGAAAACGCCCGGCGCTATGATGGACAGCGGGTTGATCGTCAGATTCGGCTGGTTGAACGGACCGGCGAGCTTGAAGGTGATGCCGAGCAGACCGCGGTCGCGGCCATTTCCGAGCAGGGCGCCGATCAGCGGCAGCTCGCCGAAGAGCCGGTTCAGGCCATAGGCCGGCATGAACGTTCCCGTCATATCCATACGGCCATTGGCGTCGCGAACAGTTCCCTGGAAGGTCGCGCCGACGTCGACGCCGCGGACGACCCCGCTGCCGACGCGGATCGTGCCCTGATCCAGGAAGAGTTGCGCGAAACCGCGCTCGAACTGAGCCGTGCTCACATCAATATCGCGCCGGACTGCCTGGTTGAGACTGCGCCCGTCCTGTCCTGTCGGCGTCGAGACCATCGATTGCAGCCTTTGCTCGCCGACGAGCGAGAACTTGCGGATGTCCACGGTTCCGCGCCACGAGTTGGCGCCCCGATCACGCAGGCGCAGATTGAGCAGACCCCCGCGCATATTGCGGTAGATGTCGATGAACCGCGCAAAGGACCCGGCATCGCTCGTTGTCAACTCCAGCGTGTTGTCGGCTCCGGCCTTGACCAACCTGGCGACGACAGCCTGACCGCTTGCCGTTACCGCCGAAAGGTCGATGTCGTCGATCTGCTGGCCGCGGCTCGAATAGGCCAGCTTCACGTTCGAGAGCACCTCGCCGTTGAAACCGGTGACCCGGTCGAGACGCGCATTGATCTTTACATTACCGCCATCCTTCGACCCGACCCCGCCCTTCACGCGGGCGAGCGCCGGTCGGATATCCGCTGCCGTGCCCGTGAGATCTATCGAATAGCCCCCCTTGCTGCGACCCACCGCAACGGCGAAATCGTCGCCGCTGGCCAGCCGCACATCCTTCAGCCGCGCCGATGCGAGGCCGGACTCATCGACGCGCAATTCGCCATTGCCGCCAAAGCCTTCACCGGTAAGATGAAAGTCGTTTATTTCCGTGATGCCGTCGGAACCCCGGATGGTGAAATGTGCCTCTGCGGCGATGCCGGAGCCCTTGCTCCAGCCGATCCAGGGCAGCGACAGTACGGCTTTGCCGAGATCGGCCTTCACCGACTGGCTGCCATCCTCCGCAAGCGACACGTCGATGCCGACGGGCCCGCTGACGATACCGGACAGTGCCGGAGCGATTTTCGCCCGTGCCGCCTCGTCGAGCGTTCCGGAGATTTCGCGCGTTCTCTTCACATTGGCGGAGGCATCCACCGGCTCGGTGAGCGCGATGCGCATCTTCGCGCCATCGATCAGGGCGTTTGCCTGAAGCACGGCACGTTCGTTGTCGATCCGCATCGTACCGTCGAGATTGGCGATCGAACGTCCCGCGATGGGCCGCCTTATCGTGACGTCCTCGAGCTGCATTTCCACCTGCCAAAGCGGTGGCGGCGGCTTCTGGTCGGATATGAGACCGAACCGCGCGCCGACCAACGCCTTCATCGGACCGGTGAAATCCTCCGGAACGAAGGGCGTCTTCTGCAGCGCCTGGATGGGCTTGTAGCGGACGAGCTCCGCTATCGCATCCGCCTGGCCGGCGACCTCTATCTTCATCTCCGCCATGAGCGGCTTGCTATAGACGTCGGCAATGACGAAATCGCCGCCGTTCAAGGCGACGGAGTGGCCGGAGGGGAAAAAGGCAGCGCCCTTCTCCACCGCGACGGACATCCGTTCGCCGCTCAGGCTGAAATGCCCGGCCGTGTCGCGCAGCGGTGGAATCTCTCCCGCGATGTTGATACGCGTATCGTCGATGGCGAAATTGATGTTGAGTTCTCTCTCGTTGAGCCTCAATTCGCCACCACTGCTGGCGATGCGCCCTTCGGGAATCGATACCTCGATGCGGGCATCGCTCACAATGCCGCCGAAGAGGTTGCCGATCGCCCAACGGCGGGCACCCTTCGCAAGCCACCACGGCCACAACTGCTTGACTGCCGTGGAGTGCATCCGGTCGCTGAGTGCGGCGAAACTGATGCGCGGAGACGTCTTGCCGAAAGCGACCGAGAGGGACCCAGCCATGGAACCGAGCGGGCTCGATATTGCCAGCTGATCGAAGATCAGCCGGTGGCTGTCCGACTCGAACCGACCGCTCGCCTTGGCATCGAAGGCAAGCGGACGTTCTTGAATGTCTTCGGGATCGGAACTGGCGTTCCTGAGCAGAAGATCGACCGCGAAACCTTTCCGATCCGCGCCGGCAACCTTGTCGAGGTCGATCAGGGCGCCGGTAAAAGGGAAACTCGAACGGCCTATCCTGATCATCGACGACAGAATTTCGACAGAGGCCCGCTCGAAATCGTAAGACAGGTTGAGGTCGGAGGAATTGAGAGTCGAGACGAGTCCGCCGGCGTGGAAGGCTCCGTTCGAAGTCTTGACGGTCGCCGTCAGTGCCGGCTTCCTGCCGTCCGTGGCGCGAGCTGCGTTGAGGGTCACATCGGCGGCGGCCTCGATGCCGAAGGCCTCCTCCTTGGCCGATTTGCCGTGATAGAGGAACGGCGAGAGCGAGAGCGCGTCGAGGCGGGCCTCGAAGGCAGCAATGCGCCCATTGTTGCCGAGAGCCTTGGCCGTCAGCAGCGACTCTGTACCATCGACTGCGATCGTGCCGTCGACGCGCATCGAGCTGTCCGGATCGTGGCTGAACTCGAGCGTCTTGATCTCGACCGGGACAATGCGACCCCGGACGCCGCTGACTTTCAGGCTGAAATCCGAGAGCACCACGGTCTGCGTCGCCCGTCCCGCGGTCAACCGTGACATCCGGTCGCCCTGCGCGAACAACTCTTCGAGCGCGTTGCCCACATCGGCGATGCGGATGGCCGTGAGATCGATCGGCTCGCCGCGCGGCAAGAGGCCGGTGTCGAGTTCGCCGCCTTCCGCTTCGAGCCTCGAGACGTCGATGCGGCCGGTCGCAAGGGCAAAGGGATCGAGGGCGATCGAGATCGCACCGAGCCTGGCGAGGTGCCGGCCCGAACCGCTCTCCTTCAGCGTCACGCCGCGCGCCTTGAGCGCAAGGGCGCCGCCGCCTGTCAAGCGGATGACCGTGCTTTCGACATCGGCGCTGTAACCCTGGCCGAGCGCTGCGTTGAGGGCGTTACGTGCCCGGGCGTTCAAGGGTCCGTCGACGATCCCGCTTTCTATGACGGCCACGAGCGAAGCCAAGGCGATGAAGACAAGGAGCGAGCAGCACAGGAGAAGACGCGCGCACAAGCGCCAGGCACCGCCCGGGCGCGGCGTGTGCACGATAACCGGGTCATGCGCTTGAGCCGAGGGCAATGCGTGCAGCGCGACGATGTCTTCCCTGCGAAAGTCGACTCTTTCGCCGCGAATTTCACTCATCGGCGCGAGTGTCCTCGACCTGATTGCCCGGTTGCATGTTTCCCATCTGGCCCGCTGCCACGCAAGCGATAGCCGGATCTTTCATTCGCCCCATCTAGATCACAACTCGTCGAACCAAGTCACCACGCTTTGCCTCTCGCGGAAACGCGGCCATTTCTCCTTTGCGCAAAGATCGCTCACCGCTTTGAGCCCTGCACGATTTCACCTCCACTCGAATCCGAGTTAAAGGATCAAGCAGTAGCTACGAAGCCGTCCGGCACCTGTCAAATCTATCACAAATCCGCTGGACGGGCTCCGACGATCTTCGATATGTCCTAAAGCACATTGCATTCGACCGGAGTCATGCGATGCGCTGGGGTACTGCTCGTGCATGCCGTCATCCAAAACCGCTGCACAATTTTGGCGACATGCATTAACCGCGGAATGTCCACAAAACTTGACGTAAGAAAGGTTTGATCATGGCAGGATTGGGACAAGGCGATGTCGCCCCGGAGTTCGAACTTCCTCGCGACGGCGGTGGTTCGATCTCGCTTGCTGCGCTGCGCGGCAAGCCGATCGTTCTGTTCTTCTACCCGAAAGACGACACGAAAGCCTGCACGGAGGAGGCCATTTCTTTTTCCGCTCTGGCGGAGGCGTTCCAGAGGGCCGGGATTGCGCTCATCGGAGTATCGCCCGATTCGGCCAAGAGCCACGACCGCTTCGCCAAGAAACACAATCTGACGGTCGCGCTCGGTTCTGACGAGGATAAGGCCGTGGCAAACGCCTACGGCGTCTGGGTCGAGAAGAGCATGTACGGCCGCAAGTACATGGGCGTCGAGCGAACCACCTTCCTTATCGACCGGCAGGGCGTCATCAGCCGCGTCTGGGAAAAGGTCAAAGTGCCCGGCCATGCCGACGAAGTTCTGGCCGCCGCAAAGGCGCTTTGAGCAGAGCCGGCGATGACGCAGCTTCCGCAATTCCATAGCCTGCGCGGGGCGGCCGTCGAAGCGATCCGCGCCCCCGACCTTGCCGTCAAGACCGAGCTCGCCCAGGAAGCCGCGCGGCGCTGGCAGGCGCGAACGCTGTCCTTGCGCTCCCCCTTGGACCGCGCCGTACCCGAGCGGCCCGGCCGCCCCGAAAAGCCGGTTCTGACGCCACCCACTCACGTCAAGCGCCGCTCGCTCGGTTCGCTGAAAGGACGGATCGCGCTGCTGCACGCCATTGCCCATATCGAACTGAACGCCGTCGATCTGGCTCTCGACATCGTCGCACGCTTTGCGTCCGAACCAGTGCCGAATTCCTTCTTTGCAGGTTGGATGCAGGTCGCCTTCGAAGAAGCCAAGCATTTTCGCATGGTCCGGCAAAGGCTGAACGACCTCGGCGCCGACTACGGCGATCTTCCCGCGCATGACGGCCTCTGGCAGGCGGCGCACGACACGCGCAACGACCTGACCGCCCGCCTCGCGGTCGCGCCGCTGATTCTCGAGGCGCGCGGGCTTGATGTAACGCCGGCGCTGCGTGCAAAGATGCGGGAGACCGGCGATGACGAGAGCGCTGCCGTGCTCGACGTGATCTATGAGGACGAGAAGGGTCACGTAGCCGTCGGAGCGAAATGGTTCCGCTTTCTCTGCGCCCGTCAGAAGAAGGACCCCGCCGCAACCTTCCAAACGCTGGTGCGGGCAAATTTCCGCGGACCGCTGAAACCTCCGTTCAACGACATTGCCCGGGCGGAGGCGGGGTTGACGCCCTCCTTCTATCGTTCGATGACCGCCTCGACCAACATCTGAGGAAGCACGCCCCGCGCAAACGCTTTGTTAACCTTAACAAAGTGTAATTGCCGTCGGGTAAGGCGAACTACGGCGTCGTGCGTCCATCGGACGCACGAACTGTAGCGCATCGGCGGGGGTGATGTGGTGTCTGTTGGTCCGGTAAACGCCTTCGGGAAACGAAGGCAAAGTCATGTCCTGATCCTTGCGAGCGGCGACAGGGTCCGGCACATGACGATCCGCCCATGGATGTCGGCGCTCGCCATCTGCTTCGTCGGCATGTTCGGCACGGGATATCTTGCCGCTACCACCTATCTGGTGCTTCGCGACGACCTGATCGGCGGAACGATCGCCCGGCAGGCGCGCATGCAGCACGTATACGAAGACCGGATCACCGCGTTGCGGGCACAGGTGGACCGGGTCACGAGCCGGCAATTGCTGGACCAGCAAATTGTCGAGGAGAAAGTCGAAAAGCTCCTCCAGCGGCAACTGGCGCTGACATCCAGGAGTGGCAAGATCGGCGCGATCTCAGAACGCCGCCAGGCTTCGGATCGTACAGCACAGGAAGACGTTTTGCCGGCGACCGGAGCCCTGGCCTATGATCGGCGTACAGAAGCCCGGGACGGCGTCAAGGCTATCGAGTCGATCATGGGCATTGTCGGCGAGCAGGACAACCGGTCTCCCCGTCCCGCCGCATTGGGTTACACCCCTGTCTCCTCCGGAAACGCCGGTGGCGAGAGCGCTTCCGACCGGGCCGACCGGATTTTCTCCAACGTCACGCTTTCGCTCAAGGGCGTGGAGCGCGAACAAATGGCGCATCTCCGGCAGATGACGAATGACGCGCTCAGGACGTCCGATGCGATCAGGGCCATCGTCGAAGGTACCGGCTTCACACTCCCGGCGATCGAGGAAGCGGTGAACGCGGATGCGGCGGCGGAAGCCGGGATCGGCGGTCCGTTCGTGGAGCCTCAGAACGGGGATTCGTTCGATCAGTCGCTGCTGGGTTTCGACAGTGCCCTCCTCGAACTCGAACAGACCCGCGACGCCGCGCGAAAACTTCCTCTGGGCAGCCCGGCGCCCGCGGCCGTCGTCACGAGCAGTTTCGGAAATCGGCTGGACCCGTTCCTCGGGCGTCTGGCGCTGCACGCCGGCATCGACTTTCGAGCACCGACCGGCACGCGCGTTCGCGCCGCCGCGGATGGCACCGTTACGGCCGCCGGTCCGGCGGGCGGCTATGGAAACATGATCGAGATCGATCATGGCAATGGCGTCACGAGCCGCTATGCGCATCTGTCGGTCATCCTGACCAATGTCGGCGATCAGGTGAAGGCAGACGCGGTCATCGCCAAGTCGGGAAGCACCGGACGATCGACGGGACCGCATCTCCATTACGAGGTCCGTCTGAATGGGCAGGCCGTCGATCCGGCCGGCTTCCTGAAAGCCGGAACGGAGCTCGCCGGCTATCTCGATTGAGATGAGCAAGGCGCGTCGCCACCTCCCCCGCGCGTAACGGGGAATGCAACGGATTCGAGCAATTTCAACTTCCAGTGTTTCAACGCTCTGGATTTCTTGACTTTCGACGCCTTTGGTCGTATGAGCGCCGCCATATGCTGCTGCATTTTCCATCGATCGACCAGAGTTCACCAGAACCGGAACGGAAACAGTTTCCCCTTTGACCAATTTCGCTGACCTTGGCCTGAGCCAGAAAGTACTCTCCGCAGTTACCGATGCGGGTTATACGATACCGACACCGATCCAGGTTGGTGCAATCCCCCCAGCGCTTCAGCGCCGCGACATTCTCGGCATCGCCCAGACCGGAACCG
Encoded here:
- a CDS encoding peroxiredoxin — encoded protein: MAGLGQGDVAPEFELPRDGGGSISLAALRGKPIVLFFYPKDDTKACTEEAISFSALAEAFQRAGIALIGVSPDSAKSHDRFAKKHNLTVALGSDEDKAVANAYGVWVEKSMYGRKYMGVERTTFLIDRQGVISRVWEKVKVPGHADEVLAAAKAL
- a CDS encoding ferritin-like domain-containing protein, which codes for MTQLPQFHSLRGAAVEAIRAPDLAVKTELAQEAARRWQARTLSLRSPLDRAVPERPGRPEKPVLTPPTHVKRRSLGSLKGRIALLHAIAHIELNAVDLALDIVARFASEPVPNSFFAGWMQVAFEEAKHFRMVRQRLNDLGADYGDLPAHDGLWQAAHDTRNDLTARLAVAPLILEARGLDVTPALRAKMRETGDDESAAVLDVIYEDEKGHVAVGAKWFRFLCARQKKDPAATFQTLVRANFRGPLKPPFNDIARAEAGLTPSFYRSMTASTNI
- a CDS encoding M23 family metallopeptidase produces the protein MSVGPVNAFGKRRQSHVLILASGDRVRHMTIRPWMSALAICFVGMFGTGYLAATTYLVLRDDLIGGTIARQARMQHVYEDRITALRAQVDRVTSRQLLDQQIVEEKVEKLLQRQLALTSRSGKIGAISERRQASDRTAQEDVLPATGALAYDRRTEARDGVKAIESIMGIVGEQDNRSPRPAALGYTPVSSGNAGGESASDRADRIFSNVTLSLKGVEREQMAHLRQMTNDALRTSDAIRAIVEGTGFTLPAIEEAVNADAAAEAGIGGPFVEPQNGDSFDQSLLGFDSALLELEQTRDAARKLPLGSPAPAAVVTSSFGNRLDPFLGRLALHAGIDFRAPTGTRVRAAADGTVTAAGPAGGYGNMIEIDHGNGVTSRYAHLSVILTNVGDQVKADAVIAKSGSTGRSTGPHLHYEVRLNGQAVDPAGFLKAGTELAGYLD